The Diadema setosum chromosome 12, eeDiaSeto1, whole genome shotgun sequence genome has a segment encoding these proteins:
- the LOC140235826 gene encoding putative nuclease HARBI1, producing the protein MPNTLGCIDCTHIPLRAPSENEHTFVNRKGRHTMNIQAIVDSKMRFLNVVAKWPGSTHDAFIWESCNVLEDFRMGRMPAGWLLGDSGYPLQPWLLTPVANPNTQSERRFNSSLSRTRVCVEQAFGLLKSRFRCLDLSGGSLCYDPLRVCKITISCCVLHNICIARNIQPPDNIVNMVLDPDDAPFPDFGDNRHAERGQQIRRHLIDTWFT; encoded by the exons ATGCCGAACACTCTAGGTTGTATTGACTGCACACACATTCCGCTACGTGCTCCGTCAGAAAATGAACATACCTTTGTTAATCGGAAAGGTCGGCACACCATGAATATCCAGGCGATTGTGGATTCAAAGATGCGTTTCCTTAATGTTGTTGCCAAATGGCCGGGATCTACCCATGATGCGTTTATTTGGGAATCCTGCAACGTCCTGGAAGATTTCCGCATGGGCAGAATGCCTGCAGGATGGTTACTTG GAGATAGCGGATATCCTCTGCAACCATGGCTTCTAACTCCCGTGGCTAATCCCAATACGCAGTCTGAAAGAAGATTCAATAGCAGTCTGTCAAGAACCCGGGTATGCGTTGAGCAAGCGTTCGGCCTCCTCAAGTCCCGTTTCAGATGTCTTGATCTCAGCGGTGGCTCGCTCTGCTACGACCCTCTTCG AGTGTGTAAGATCACCATATCGTGTTGTGTATTACATAACATATGCATCGCCAGAAACATTCAACCTCCCGACAACATCGTGAACATGGTACTCGATCCAGACGATGCCCCGTTTCCGGACTTCGGCGACAACAGGCACGCTGAGAGGGGTCAACAAATTAGACGACATCTCATTGACACATGGTTCACATAG
- the LOC140236206 gene encoding uncharacterized protein, with protein sequence MELFSRKSVIQGALSASLTWHMKQIAWQNIADTVNLVSTSKRTVEELKTKLNNLKSKAKKNYAQRKRLANATGGGEAPPELPLWEERLLEFIGQGALDGIEGGLDTSQPDTACASSGPSFFKPGAHTLSSEEDAVSSLLGLATGRVEETDDSSSRPGSTISTNLPSKRSPPKRVRDDNVWAEWISIEREKLELEKENTRLRQHKVRLLEGHYQRMEGMASEQLALERQRMKMLECFISHHVTTPTAHFMTSSDML encoded by the exons ATGGAACTTTTTTCCAGGAAATCCGTAATTCAAGGAGCTCTGAGTGCCAGTTTGACATGGCATATGAAGCAGATTGCGTGGCAAAACATCGCGGACACGGTCAACCTCGTGTCAACGTCAAAACGCACAGTGGAGGAGTTAAAGACAAAACTCAACAATCTCAAATCAAAGGCAAAAAAGAACTATGCACAGAGAAAGAGATTGGCCAATGCAACCGGCGGGGGTGAGGCACCTCCCGAGCTGCCGCTTTGGGAGGAGCGGCTCCTCGAGTTTATCGGTCAGGGCGCCCTTGACGGCATCGAAGGGGGGCTTGATACTTCCCAGCCTGATACAGCTTGTGCTTCGAGCGGACCTTCTTTCTTCAAACCAGGGGCGCACACCCTATCATCAGAGGAAGACGCCGTCTCCAGTTTGCTTGGCCTGGCAACAGGTCGAGTAGAAGAAACAG ACGACTCTAGCAGCAGACCAGGTAGTACGATATCTACTAATCTGCCGAGCAAAAGATCACCGCCAAAGAGAGTGAGAGACGACAATGTCTGGGCTGAATGGATTTCAATCGAGAGAGAAAAGCTGGAGCTGGAAAAAGAGAACACGCGTCTTCGTCAACACAAg GTGCGACTGCTTGAAGGGCACTATCAGAGGATGGAAGGGATGGCCTCGGAACAGTTGGCATTGGAACGTCAGAGGATGAAAATGCTAGAGTGCTTCATCTCACATCACGTGACAACACCGACGGCGCACTTTATGACTTCGTCGGATATGTTGTAA